The DNA region GCCTGGACGAGCTTGTCGCGGCGCAGGCCGGACCAGCGGTCCTGGTCATCGGTGTTGTTCACGACGACGGGCGCCTGGGAGTAGCCGAGTTCGGCGGTGATGTACTCCAGCGCTGCCGGCACTTCGGTGATATCCACGGCCGTGTAGCTGATGCCCTTGGAGTCGAAGTAGTCCTTCGTCTTCTCACAGTTCGGGCACTCGGGCTTGGTGTAGACCGTGTAAGCGGTCGGTGTTGCAGTCATTTTCAGCACCTGGTTT from Pseudarthrobacter phenanthrenivorans Sphe3 includes:
- a CDS encoding glutaredoxin family protein, with protein sequence MTATPTAYTVYTKPECPNCEKTKDYFDSKGISYTAVDITEVPAALEYITAELGYSQAPVVVNNTDDQDRWSGLRRDKLVQAAMSHKAA